From a region of the Odocoileus virginianus isolate 20LAN1187 ecotype Illinois chromosome 1, Ovbor_1.2, whole genome shotgun sequence genome:
- the ATP6V1F gene encoding V-type proton ATPase subunit F, translating into MAGRGKLIAVIGDEDTVTGFLLGGIGELNKNRHPNFLVVEKDTTINEIEDTFRQFLNRDDIGIILINQYIAEMVRHALDAHQRSIPAVLEIPSKEHPYDAAKDSILRRARGMFTAEDLR; encoded by the exons ATGGCGGGGAGGGGGAAGCTAATTGCCGTGATCGGAGACGAGGACACTGTGACTGGCTTCCTGCTGGGCGGCATAGGGGAGCTTAACAAGAACCGCCACCCTAATTTCCTGGTGGTGGAGAAGGATACTACCATCAATGAGATCGAAGACACTTTCCG GCAGTTTCTAAATCGGGATGACATTGGCATCATCCTTATCAACCAGTACATCGCAGAGATGGTGCGGCACGCCCTTGACGCCCACCAGCGCTCCATTCCGGCCGTACTGGAGATCCCGTCCAAGGAGCACCCGTATGATGCTGCCAAGGACTCCATCCTGCGCAGGGCCAGGGGCATGTTCACGGCCGAAGACCTGCGCTAG